The Herminiimonas arsenitoxidans genome window below encodes:
- a CDS encoding type II toxin-antitoxin system HigB family toxin — MKLLGRNRLQALFGLDEQIDKWLVSWMSEMSHANWKHANDVRQQFPQAKCVAETIFQFRVGPHTQYIEVAMMYPLSVAVITDLKYIN, encoded by the coding sequence ATGAAACTACTTGGAAGGAATCGACTGCAAGCATTGTTCGGACTGGATGAACAGATCGATAAGTGGCTTGTTAGTTGGATGTCGGAAATGTCACACGCAAACTGGAAGCATGCTAACGATGTTCGTCAGCAATTTCCCCAGGCTAAATGTGTGGCTGAAACGATTTTTCAATTCCGAGTAGGGCCGCACACGCAATACATTGAAGTAGCCATGATGTATCCGTTATCTGTAGCGGTGATAACCGACCTGAAATACATAAATTGA
- the dnaA gene encoding chromosomal replication initiator protein DnaA has protein sequence MENFWQTCSAQLEQELTPQQYSAWIKPLAPLDYEDGTLRIAAPNRFKLDWVKTQFASRITSIAAQFWDMPVDVQFVLDPRLNSPKKPAAQTSSVASPQSDEVPSNVLEPIPSSAAEQTPRRDQSRINTALTFDSFVTGKANQLARAAAIQVANNPGSSYNPLFLYGGVGLGKTHLIHAIGNQVLADNPNVKIRYIHAEQYVRDVVTAYQRKGFDDFKRYYHSLDLLLIDDIQFFGGKSRTQEEFFYAFEALIAAKKQIIITSDTYPKEITGMDDRLISRFDSGLTVAVEPPELEMRVAILLKKAVQEGVTFSDDVAFFVAKHLRSNVRELEGALRKILAYSRFHGKDITIEVVKDALKDLLSVQNRQISVENIQKTVADFFNIKVADMYSKKRPANIARPRQIAMYLAKELTQKSLPEIGELFGGRDHTTVLHAVRKIAADRGKSPECNHELHVLEQTLKG, from the coding sequence ATGGAAAATTTCTGGCAGACCTGCTCCGCCCAGTTGGAGCAGGAGTTGACGCCTCAACAATATAGTGCGTGGATCAAACCACTCGCGCCGCTCGATTACGAGGATGGCACGTTGCGGATTGCCGCGCCGAATCGTTTCAAGCTGGATTGGGTCAAAACCCAATTCGCCAGCCGCATCACGAGCATCGCTGCACAGTTTTGGGACATGCCGGTAGACGTTCAGTTCGTACTCGACCCTCGCCTCAATTCGCCCAAGAAGCCGGCCGCGCAAACCAGCAGCGTTGCCTCACCGCAATCGGACGAAGTGCCGTCCAATGTGCTGGAACCTATTCCGTCCAGCGCTGCTGAGCAAACCCCGCGCCGCGACCAAAGCCGTATTAATACAGCACTGACATTTGACAGTTTCGTTACCGGTAAAGCCAACCAATTGGCACGCGCCGCAGCGATCCAGGTCGCCAATAATCCGGGCAGTTCCTACAACCCGCTGTTCTTATATGGCGGCGTTGGTTTGGGTAAAACCCATTTGATACACGCCATCGGCAATCAGGTTCTGGCCGACAATCCTAACGTCAAAATCCGCTACATCCACGCAGAACAGTACGTTAGAGACGTAGTGACTGCTTACCAACGTAAGGGTTTTGACGACTTCAAGCGCTATTACCATTCGCTCGATTTGTTGCTGATTGACGACATCCAATTCTTTGGTGGCAAGAGCCGCACGCAGGAAGAATTCTTCTACGCCTTTGAAGCGTTGATCGCTGCCAAGAAGCAAATCATCATCACCAGCGACACCTATCCGAAAGAAATCACCGGCATGGATGATCGCCTGATTTCACGTTTCGACTCGGGTTTGACGGTCGCAGTAGAGCCGCCTGAGCTGGAAATGCGCGTTGCCATTTTGCTCAAAAAAGCGGTGCAAGAAGGTGTGACCTTCTCCGATGACGTGGCATTTTTCGTTGCCAAACATTTACGATCCAACGTCCGTGAGCTGGAAGGCGCTCTGCGCAAGATTCTTGCTTACTCCCGTTTTCATGGGAAGGACATCACGATTGAAGTTGTCAAGGATGCACTAAAAGATTTGTTGTCGGTACAGAACCGCCAGATCTCGGTAGAGAACATTCAAAAGACGGTGGCGGACTTTTTCAATATCAAAGTGGCGGATATGTATTCCAAAAAACGCCCTGCGAATATTGCCAGACCACGCCAGATAGCGATGTATCTTGCCAAAGAATTAACGCAAAAGAGCTTGCCGGAAATCGGCGAGTTGTTTGGCGGACGTGACCATACGACGGTGTTGCACGCGGTACGCAAGATTGCGGCGGACCGGGGCAAGAGCCCGGAATGCAATCACGAGTTACACGTTTTAGAACAAACCTTAAAAGGTTGA
- a CDS encoding beta family protein, translated as MGVLYVPILAAKLGEFSALAKLSKSSTEQILPVFEIPKPKDGAPIEAAIAKTAVKTGKVWSGREAFMDIMKWKPNARTESGIHVLEFAFTQLRAEGVIAHPVVSYDRWDDHEYSLALKNIRLTYPIKLCIRLEAEALEDMGDFPYFKERLDEIMSTLDIVPSNCYILVDLGNVAKSAVPDVLATAELAIDNVRALGFTSVILAGSSMASSINEAVSKPDTTGCIPRIEMMAWKAIFASRNDKNIIFGDYAVRSANAADGIITQYNNAKIRYTINNQFFIVRGRSKHLSPLGKQNQTLAQRLVASQHYMGAGFSWGDAQIMECSLPNSREMGSPTTWIGIDSNHHIHAVIAEIFEFQQKITTIPQLAANEIGIARKN; from the coding sequence ATGGGTGTCTTATATGTTCCAATATTGGCCGCAAAATTAGGGGAGTTCTCTGCTCTTGCGAAATTGTCGAAAAGTAGTACTGAGCAGATTCTCCCCGTCTTTGAGATTCCGAAACCAAAGGATGGCGCGCCGATAGAGGCAGCGATAGCGAAGACTGCAGTTAAAACGGGTAAAGTTTGGTCGGGGCGCGAAGCATTCATGGACATCATGAAATGGAAACCGAATGCTCGTACGGAAAGTGGGATTCATGTTCTCGAATTTGCATTCACGCAGTTGCGAGCTGAAGGAGTCATTGCTCATCCCGTGGTTTCTTATGATCGTTGGGACGATCATGAATATAGTCTTGCATTAAAGAATATTCGTCTTACTTATCCGATAAAGCTTTGCATTCGGTTGGAGGCAGAAGCTCTTGAGGATATGGGAGATTTTCCCTATTTCAAAGAGCGCTTGGATGAAATCATGTCAACTCTCGACATCGTGCCAAGCAATTGCTACATACTCGTTGATCTAGGAAATGTCGCAAAATCTGCTGTGCCGGATGTGCTGGCAACTGCTGAGCTAGCGATTGATAATGTCCGTGCCTTGGGATTCACGTCAGTTATCTTAGCTGGAAGTTCGATGGCTTCATCTATAAATGAAGCTGTGAGTAAACCTGATACAACAGGATGTATACCTAGAATCGAGATGATGGCTTGGAAAGCAATTTTTGCATCTAGAAACGATAAGAATATTATTTTTGGTGATTATGCGGTAAGAAGTGCTAATGCTGCTGACGGTATTATTACGCAATACAATAATGCGAAGATACGGTACACAATCAACAACCAGTTCTTTATTGTTAGGGGGCGTTCCAAACATTTAAGTCCGCTCGGAAAACAAAATCAAACTTTAGCTCAGCGTTTAGTTGCGTCACAACATTATATGGGGGCGGGATTCAGTTGGGGAGATGCGCAAATTATGGAGTGCAGTCTTCCTAACTCTCGGGAAATGGGTTCGCCGACAACTTGGATTGGAATTGATAGTAATCATCATATTCATGCGGTGATTGCAGAAATTTTCGAATTCCAGCAAAAAATTACTACTATTCCTCAACTAGCGGCTAACGAGATTGGAATCGCTCGTAAAAATTAA
- the rnpA gene encoding ribonuclease P protein component yields MTGDRSLDFARDRRIVKTDEFSSVFRLRPVQRTAHFVLYVRKTDLPHARLGVVAAKRLAPRAVTRNTIKRVTRELFRQTALPSIDCIVRLSQPVNTKKGPATTASLKVALREELTRLFASQSLHQGDSQCLPEASK; encoded by the coding sequence GTGACCGGCGATCGTTCGCTCGACTTTGCACGCGATCGGCGGATCGTTAAAACGGATGAATTTTCATCCGTTTTTCGTTTGCGACCCGTGCAACGTACTGCGCACTTTGTTCTTTATGTGCGCAAAACCGATTTGCCGCACGCCCGTTTGGGTGTGGTCGCTGCCAAACGCCTTGCGCCTCGCGCCGTGACACGTAATACCATCAAGCGCGTGACGCGCGAACTGTTCCGACAAACGGCTTTGCCGTCCATCGATTGCATCGTTCGCCTGTCGCAACCTGTCAATACGAAAAAAGGGCCCGCCACCACGGCCAGCCTGAAAGTCGCATTGCGGGAAGAATTGACGCGACTGTTTGCTTCTCAAAGTCTGCATCAAGGTGATTCGCAGTGTTTGCCGGAGGCAAGCAAATGA
- the rpmH gene encoding 50S ribosomal protein L34, translated as MKRTYQPSVVRRKRTHGFRVRMATRGGRAVLNARRAKGRKRLAA; from the coding sequence ATGAAACGTACTTACCAACCTTCCGTCGTTCGCCGCAAGCGCACCCATGGCTTTCGCGTCCGTATGGCAACCCGCGGTGGCCGCGCTGTGCTCAATGCACGTCGTGCCAAAGGCCGTAAACGCCTCGCTGCTTAA
- the gyrB gene encoding DNA topoisomerase (ATP-hydrolyzing) subunit B: MSAIPNDNTPQSQSAQYGASSIQILEGLEAVRKRPGMYIGDTSDGTGLHHCVFEVLDNSIDESLAGHCTEIHVTIHSDNSISITDNGRGIPTGIKWDDKHEPKRSAAEIVMTELHAGGKFDQNSYKVSGGLHGVGVSCVNGLSKLLKLTIRRDGKKHEMEFVRGVPQNRQIETIDGMVVSPIKVVGDTDKRGTEVHFWADEEIFNNVEFHYDILAKRIRELSFLNNGVNIKLSDQRTGKEEIFAFEGGTRGFVEYINKAKSVLHPTIFQATGERLSDQNTNITVDVSMQWNDAYNEQVLCFTNNIPQRDGGTHLTGLRAAMTRVINKYIEEHEFAKKAKVEVTGDDMREGLTCVLSVKVPEPKFSSQTKDKLVSSEVRGPVEEIVAKTLSDYLQEKPNDAKIICGKIVEAARAREAARKARDLTRRKGVMDGLGLSAKLADCQEKDPALCELYVVEGDSAGGSAKQGRDRKFQAILPLRGKVLNVEKARFEKMLASEQITTLIATLGTSIGADEFNIEKLRYHRIIIMTDADVDGAHIRTLLLTLLYRQMPQLVERGHVYIAQPPLYKVKHGKDERYLKDDVEEAVYMMQIALNDAALIPSEGAAPISGDALAELVRQYNTANAIINRLTRAVDGAALTAIMTGVTLDLSSVAAAEDSAQRLQQGINEPSVTVTVKSDELSGKHTLRINRMYHGNVKASSIDSDFVTGADYTVLAAAAATFKGLIGAGAMVQRGVGEKAKTIGINDFHQAMNWLRSEAERNVGKQRYKGLGEMNPSQLWETTMDPTVRRLLKVQIEDAIAADQIFTTLMGDDVEPRRAFIELNALSAGNIDI, translated from the coding sequence ATGTCCGCGATCCCTAACGACAACACCCCGCAGTCGCAATCCGCTCAATACGGTGCGTCTTCCATCCAGATCCTCGAAGGGCTGGAGGCAGTGCGCAAGCGCCCAGGTATGTACATTGGCGATACGTCGGACGGTACCGGCTTGCATCACTGCGTGTTCGAAGTGTTGGATAACTCCATCGATGAATCGCTGGCCGGTCATTGCACCGAGATCCATGTCACCATCCATTCCGATAACTCCATCTCCATCACCGATAACGGTCGCGGTATTCCGACTGGCATCAAGTGGGACGACAAGCACGAGCCTAAACGCAGTGCGGCAGAAATCGTCATGACCGAATTGCACGCAGGTGGCAAGTTCGATCAAAACTCATACAAAGTCTCCGGTGGTTTGCACGGCGTTGGTGTGTCTTGCGTCAATGGTTTATCCAAACTGTTGAAGTTGACGATTCGTCGCGATGGCAAAAAGCATGAGATGGAATTCGTCCGTGGCGTACCGCAGAATCGCCAGATCGAAACGATCGATGGCATGGTCGTCTCGCCGATCAAGGTCGTAGGCGATACCGACAAGCGTGGTACGGAAGTCCACTTCTGGGCCGATGAAGAAATTTTCAACAATGTCGAATTCCACTACGACATTCTGGCCAAGCGCATCCGCGAACTGTCCTTCTTGAATAACGGCGTCAACATCAAGTTGAGCGATCAACGCACCGGTAAGGAAGAAATTTTTGCGTTCGAAGGCGGCACCCGCGGCTTCGTTGAGTACATCAACAAAGCCAAGAGCGTTTTGCACCCAACGATTTTCCAGGCAACTGGCGAACGTTTGTCCGATCAAAACACCAACATCACCGTTGACGTCTCCATGCAATGGAACGACGCTTACAACGAACAAGTGCTCTGCTTCACCAACAACATTCCACAACGCGATGGCGGCACTCATCTGACCGGCCTGCGCGCTGCGATGACGCGCGTCATCAACAAATACATTGAAGAACACGAGTTCGCCAAGAAAGCGAAAGTTGAAGTCACCGGCGACGATATGCGAGAAGGTCTGACTTGCGTCTTGTCAGTCAAAGTGCCTGAACCAAAATTCAGCTCGCAGACTAAAGACAAACTGGTGTCGAGCGAAGTGCGCGGTCCAGTTGAAGAGATCGTTGCCAAAACATTGAGCGACTACCTGCAAGAAAAACCAAACGACGCCAAGATCATTTGCGGCAAGATCGTGGAAGCAGCACGTGCGCGCGAAGCAGCGCGTAAAGCGCGCGACCTCACCCGTCGTAAAGGCGTGATGGACGGCCTCGGCCTCTCCGCCAAGCTGGCCGACTGCCAGGAAAAAGATCCCGCCCTGTGCGAACTCTACGTAGTCGAAGGTGACTCCGCGGGCGGCTCCGCCAAGCAAGGTCGCGACCGTAAGTTCCAGGCGATTCTGCCATTGCGCGGTAAAGTCTTGAACGTTGAAAAAGCGCGCTTTGAAAAAATGCTCGCCAGCGAACAGATCACCACATTGATCGCCACGTTAGGTACGAGTATCGGCGCGGACGAATTCAATATCGAAAAGCTGCGTTATCACCGCATCATCATCATGACCGATGCTGACGTCGACGGCGCCCACATCCGCACCCTGCTGCTCACCCTGCTGTATCGCCAGATGCCGCAACTGGTCGAGCGCGGCCACGTCTACATCGCGCAACCGCCGCTGTACAAGGTCAAGCACGGCAAGGATGAACGTTATCTGAAAGATGACGTGGAAGAAGCCGTCTACATGATGCAGATCGCATTGAACGATGCGGCATTGATTCCGTCTGAAGGCGCAGCGCCTATCAGCGGCGATGCGTTGGCCGAACTGGTACGTCAATACAACACAGCCAATGCCATTATCAATCGTCTGACCCGTGCCGTTGATGGTGCTGCCCTCACCGCCATCATGACTGGCGTCACGCTGGATCTGAGCTCGGTAGCCGCAGCGGAAGATTCGGCGCAGCGTTTGCAACAAGGCATCAACGAACCATCGGTGACCGTGACTGTGAAGTCGGATGAATTGTCCGGCAAACACACTTTGCGTATCAACCGCATGTACCACGGCAACGTCAAAGCTAGCAGCATCGACAGCGACTTCGTCACTGGCGCGGACTACACCGTGCTCGCCGCAGCTGCTGCAACCTTTAAAGGTTTGATCGGCGCAGGTGCAATGGTGCAACGTGGCGTGGGAGAGAAAGCCAAAACCATCGGCATCAACGACTTCCATCAAGCAATGAACTGGCTGCGCAGCGAAGCAGAACGCAACGTCGGCAAGCAACGCTACAAAGGTCTGGGCGAGATGAACCCATCGCAACTGTGGGAAACAACCATGGACCCAACCGTGCGCCGCTTGTTAAAAGTGCAGATCGAAGATGCGATCGCAGCGGATCAGATTTTCACAACGCTGATGGGCGATGACGTGGAACCACGTCGTGCGTTTATTGAGTTGAATGCGCTGTCTGCTGGGAATATTGATATTTAA
- a CDS encoding ImmA/IrrE family metallo-endopeptidase, which yields MEAKVIRSEEQHQEYLKEMQRLISLSPKPGSLESERLELLSVLVEAYENQKYPIEAPDPIDAILFRMQEQGLKQADLVPYFGTRSRVSEVLSRKRPLTVNMIRAISLGLGITAETLIGIDLQDGASTKKDDVDWGSFPIKEMVARGWLEKFANKAVQSTEELVHGFIANTGIEFGSAAFRRTVNGDAYSPATRYALYAWLARVIQKAREKKNNLGKFDKNVFSTGFFRELAQLSWSEQGPSIAVEFLEKRGIAVVIEPALKGTLLDGAALKDVDGIPIIGLTLRFDRIDNFWFTLLHEVAHLWKHVDHDETFLDNLDSSSEDRREVEANRIAKEALIPRVAWKRSDAYLYPSAESIDKLSRELRIHPAIIAGRIRKERENYTLFNDLIGHYQVRKHFNLTESEV from the coding sequence ATGGAAGCCAAAGTTATACGCTCTGAAGAGCAGCATCAAGAGTATTTAAAGGAGATGCAGAGATTAATTTCTCTATCCCCGAAACCAGGTAGCCTGGAATCGGAGCGATTGGAATTGCTTTCTGTTCTTGTTGAAGCTTATGAGAATCAAAAATATCCGATTGAAGCACCGGATCCTATTGATGCAATTCTTTTTAGAATGCAAGAGCAAGGATTAAAGCAAGCAGATCTAGTTCCCTACTTTGGAACTAGAAGTCGAGTGTCGGAGGTTTTAAGTAGAAAGCGTCCGCTTACTGTAAACATGATTCGGGCTATTTCATTGGGCCTTGGAATAACGGCAGAGACGCTAATAGGCATTGATCTCCAAGATGGGGCCTCGACGAAAAAAGATGATGTGGACTGGGGCAGTTTTCCCATCAAGGAAATGGTAGCTAGGGGGTGGCTAGAGAAGTTTGCTAATAAGGCTGTGCAATCAACAGAAGAACTCGTGCATGGTTTTATTGCGAACACGGGTATTGAATTTGGTAGCGCAGCTTTTCGACGGACAGTAAATGGAGATGCGTATTCACCGGCAACCAGATATGCGTTGTACGCTTGGTTGGCGCGGGTTATTCAGAAGGCTAGAGAAAAGAAAAACAATCTTGGAAAATTTGACAAAAATGTTTTTTCAACGGGTTTTTTTCGAGAGTTAGCGCAGTTAAGTTGGTCTGAACAAGGACCGTCTATAGCAGTAGAGTTTTTGGAGAAGCGAGGAATTGCTGTTGTAATTGAACCCGCGCTGAAGGGGACATTATTGGATGGTGCTGCATTAAAAGATGTAGATGGAATCCCAATTATTGGACTAACGTTAAGGTTTGACCGAATCGACAATTTTTGGTTTACGTTATTACATGAGGTGGCTCATCTCTGGAAACACGTAGACCATGATGAAACATTTCTTGATAATTTGGACTCTTCATCAGAGGATCGTAGAGAGGTAGAGGCGAATAGGATAGCTAAAGAAGCGTTAATACCGAGGGTTGCATGGAAACGTAGTGATGCATATCTTTATCCTAGTGCAGAATCCATAGATAAGCTCTCAAGAGAACTTCGAATTCATCCGGCCATTATTGCCGGTAGGATAAGAAAAGAGCGTGAAAATTACACACTTTTCAATGATTTAATTGGGCATTACCAAGTTCGCAAGCATTTCAACTTAACTGAGTCTGAGGTTTAG
- a CDS encoding ShlB/FhaC/HecB family hemolysin secretion/activation protein, whose product MKSRFISLFAGALLATVSAVSCAADAGNTSPHFDINRFDVRGNTLLSTQTVDQLVAPFIGKHRDFADVIGALEAVEAAYHARGYQLVRIDLPEQELDHGTVVLNVVQTKIGNVVIEGNSHFDDANIRRSLPALHEGQTPDLKAVSKSLKLANENPAKKVTMRMKSGAEDDEVEATLAVVDESIWRTTVNLDNTGTPSTGRTRAGVVLQNANMFGLDHVMSLQYTTTLEEPSRVGVYGVGYHIPLYALGDSMDFYASYSDVNAGTVTAGIFDVAVSGKGSMYGARYNQNLATVGNYESKILYGIDLKEYKNSMQLLGVELGADITVRPLSIGYQGDWALANGSASFVTTLLHNIAGGTNGRQSDFDKVRFDAKANYTAVRVGASLTQALPAEWLARAIINGQYTKDALIPGEQFGAGGASSVRGFLEREVANDSGITGNFEVYTAPLCGSSKWQCRALAFYDHAYLTRNHALPGEFTSISINSVGLGLRLQLANDVNFQVDVAHVLRDSAMTVTRSGDNRVHARLALSF is encoded by the coding sequence ATGAAATCCCGTTTTATATCTTTGTTTGCCGGCGCATTGCTAGCAACCGTCAGTGCTGTGTCTTGCGCAGCCGATGCTGGCAACACTTCCCCTCACTTCGATATCAATCGCTTTGACGTTCGCGGTAACACGCTGTTGTCTACGCAGACAGTTGATCAATTGGTCGCACCTTTTATAGGCAAGCATCGCGATTTTGCCGATGTGATAGGTGCGTTGGAAGCGGTGGAGGCGGCTTACCATGCGCGCGGTTATCAACTGGTGCGCATCGATCTACCAGAGCAGGAACTTGATCACGGTACTGTAGTGCTGAATGTCGTACAAACTAAAATCGGTAATGTCGTCATCGAAGGCAACAGCCATTTCGATGATGCCAATATCCGTCGTTCCTTGCCTGCCTTGCATGAAGGACAAACGCCTGATCTGAAAGCGGTGTCCAAGAGCCTGAAGCTGGCCAATGAGAATCCGGCCAAGAAGGTCACGATGCGCATGAAGTCCGGTGCGGAGGACGATGAAGTCGAGGCGACGTTGGCAGTTGTTGATGAGTCGATTTGGCGCACGACGGTCAATCTGGACAATACCGGCACACCGTCAACCGGCCGCACCCGCGCCGGTGTCGTACTGCAGAACGCCAATATGTTCGGCCTCGATCATGTGATGAGCTTGCAGTACACGACTACGCTGGAAGAGCCTAGCCGCGTTGGTGTATATGGCGTCGGTTATCACATACCGCTGTATGCGCTCGGTGACTCGATGGATTTTTATGCGAGTTATTCGGATGTGAATGCAGGTACGGTGACCGCAGGTATTTTCGATGTGGCGGTGAGTGGTAAAGGTTCGATGTACGGCGCACGCTATAACCAGAACCTGGCGACCGTAGGTAATTACGAATCAAAGATTTTGTACGGCATCGACCTGAAGGAATACAAGAACAGCATGCAGCTGCTCGGCGTCGAGCTGGGTGCCGATATTACGGTACGTCCACTCAGCATCGGCTATCAGGGCGATTGGGCATTGGCGAACGGTTCGGCCAGCTTTGTCACCACCTTGCTGCATAACATTGCCGGCGGCACGAACGGTCGCCAAAGCGATTTCGATAAAGTGCGCTTCGATGCGAAAGCGAATTACACCGCGGTACGCGTTGGTGCGAGCCTGACACAGGCGTTGCCGGCCGAATGGTTGGCGCGTGCCATCATCAATGGCCAATACACCAAGGATGCCTTGATTCCGGGTGAACAGTTCGGTGCGGGTGGCGCTAGTTCGGTACGTGGCTTCCTGGAGCGTGAAGTAGCGAACGATTCAGGTATCACCGGTAATTTTGAGGTGTATACCGCGCCACTGTGCGGTAGCAGTAAATGGCAATGTCGAGCATTGGCTTTTTACGATCATGCCTATCTGACACGTAACCATGCATTGCCGGGTGAATTCACAAGCATTTCTATCAATAGCGTCGGCTTGGGTCTACGCTTGCAGTTAGCCAATGACGTGAACTTCCAGGTCGATGTGGCCCATGTGTTGCGCGATTCAGCGATGACAGTTACCCGCAGCGGTGACAACCGTGTCCACGCTCGTCTTGCCTTGTCTTTCTAA
- the yidD gene encoding membrane protein insertion efficiency factor YidD, which yields MKTILQLLVRAYQLGISPFLGQNCRFYPSCSSYAIEALEEHGAWKGSFLATKRLCKCHPWHAGGVDPVPKKSSSKTSSTTACGCGHS from the coding sequence ATGAAAACGATCCTGCAGTTATTGGTACGCGCTTACCAATTGGGCATCAGCCCTTTTCTCGGACAGAACTGCCGCTTTTATCCAAGCTGCTCTAGCTACGCTATCGAAGCGCTCGAAGAGCATGGTGCTTGGAAGGGCAGTTTTCTGGCGACCAAGCGCCTGTGCAAATGCCATCCGTGGCATGCCGGTGGAGTTGATCCGGTACCGAAAAAATCATCATCCAAAACTTCATCTACAACCGCTTGCGGTTGCGGCCATTCCTGA
- the dnaN gene encoding DNA polymerase III subunit beta — protein sequence MQLVKTQRDALLRPLQIVSGIVERRHTLPILANILIRKDGERVSFLSTDIEVQITTHAQVGSGNDIASTTVAARKLLDILRALPDSGDVSLTLANKRMTVQSGKSRFALQTLAAEEFPTVAQAEQYNAKVTLPQKTLKHLFNMVHFSMAQQDIRYYLNGLLLVVDGKNVIAVATDGHRLAFCQVETDQEFARQEVIIPRKTIIELQRLLEDTDQPVDLEIANNQVKLTFGDIELISKLVEGKFPDYTRVVPKGYKNNFTIGRDALLRSLQRAAIMTSDKFKGVRCIMSPGSMKISSTNADQEEAVEEIEIDYGGDSVDIGFNVTYLLDVLNNLKGDNINIALGDANSSALITVPDNPDFKYVVMPMRI from the coding sequence ATGCAATTGGTCAAAACCCAACGAGACGCGCTGCTACGTCCGCTGCAGATCGTGAGTGGTATTGTCGAGCGTCGGCACACATTGCCGATTCTGGCCAATATCCTCATACGCAAGGATGGCGAGAGAGTCTCATTCCTGTCGACCGACATCGAAGTGCAAATCACCACGCACGCACAAGTCGGCAGTGGCAACGACATCGCATCGACCACGGTCGCTGCACGTAAATTGCTCGACATTTTGCGCGCACTGCCGGACTCCGGCGATGTATCGCTGACGCTGGCTAACAAACGCATGACCGTGCAATCGGGCAAGTCGCGTTTTGCTTTGCAAACTTTGGCTGCGGAAGAATTCCCTACCGTTGCACAAGCTGAGCAATACAACGCCAAAGTCACGCTGCCGCAAAAAACATTGAAGCACCTTTTTAACATGGTGCATTTCTCGATGGCGCAGCAAGACATCCGTTATTACCTCAACGGTTTGTTGCTGGTCGTCGATGGCAAGAACGTGATTGCAGTCGCAACCGACGGTCACCGTCTGGCTTTCTGCCAGGTTGAAACCGATCAGGAGTTCGCGCGTCAGGAAGTCATCATCCCGCGCAAAACCATCATCGAATTGCAACGCCTGCTGGAAGATACCGATCAGCCTGTCGATCTGGAAATCGCCAACAACCAAGTCAAGCTCACGTTCGGCGATATCGAACTGATTTCGAAATTGGTCGAAGGCAAGTTCCCGGATTACACCCGCGTCGTCCCTAAGGGTTACAAGAACAACTTCACGATTGGCCGCGATGCATTGCTGCGTTCGCTGCAGCGCGCTGCGATCATGACGTCCGACAAGTTCAAAGGTGTGCGTTGCATCATGAGCCCGGGCAGCATGAAGATCAGTTCGACCAATGCCGATCAGGAAGAAGCAGTCGAAGAAATCGAAATCGATTACGGTGGAGATAGCGTCGATATCGGCTTCAACGTGACCTATTTGCTGGACGTATTGAACAACCTGAAAGGCGACAATATCAACATCGCCCTCGGCGACGCCAATTCATCCGCACTGATCACCGTGCCGGATAATCCTGACTTTAAATACGTCGTCATGCCGATGCGTATTTAA